The following nucleotide sequence is from Nomia melanderi isolate GNS246 chromosome 10, iyNomMela1, whole genome shotgun sequence.
GCTTTATTTATTCAGTTTCGACATTGCTCAGCCGACTTTTCGACGCGGCTCGATTAATTGGTCGGGCACGGGCGGCGTGGACGTTAACGAACACGGGAATGCGTCGTCGTCGATAGGACACGGATAGACGACGCGTCTACGGCGCTAAAATTCGATACGTTAATGTAATTACACAGGCCGGTTAATCCGCGAGGAGGACGGGCGAAAAAAGAGGTGCACGACGCAGGCAGAAGAGAGGGAACTGCAAAGGCCGCACTCGCCGACGCCTGTGTGCATTCATGTATCGACGTGAAAATCAAAGGCTCGGCTTCGTGCAGCTAACACGCGCAGcctcaattttcttttacaccTGCGGACCTATCAGCCGTTGATAATGCGAGTCACATTGAGATGCAGCTGTTCACCAGTTTCAAGTGGCTAGCTTTGTGCCGTCCGCAACATGTTACGTGCACGCCCTGCGCTTGACATTTTTAAACGACACTGTAACGCGGAAACGTATGCATTTAACATGAAGAGGGATGCCGCCGGATTGAGTAACGAATTCTGTGGAGGAGGTGTCCCCTTTGTAGCGAAATTTTCCGCTGACATTTACGCACCGCAACGGTGTAGATTTCAAGCATGATTTATTGCATCGGCAATATTGTCACTTGTGAATTAGGACTGTTTGATTTACACGGAGCGTTTTCATCGTAACCTTTTGtcatacaatgacgagcgagactcgcgatgaagacttctggattaatttaacaaaactcaatgttgttcattctccacggatcaaagcaaaaaactattttgctattatcaattaattatcttcaatgaaatttccacttaaagtagaacagaaaattttgttacatttcttccaaattctcgatagtaaaatgttacacgagctcagtagcgaaaaagaaataatacgcGAAGGGGTTAATTAACCTTTTTCGATAATGATTTAAGCTTTCGGAGATTTGTATGGAAGGAATGTTTTGAATGCGTAACTTCGAAGGATTAGACGTTAGAGGGGTTTGATCTTGAGAACTGAGTGTTCATGTACTCGAAGTTCCTAATCTCTAAGCTATCGAAGTTGGAGGAGAACTTCGAAAGGCTTGACCTTAGAGAGCCAGAGGTCAGGGCTCCGAAGCTCCGGAGGTTACAACGTTGAAGAGATTCGTGAATCTTCGATGACAATGGACAATCACTTCAAAATCCTTTATAAATACTGGAGATTAAACGTCAGTGTCGTcggaataaatttttttatttctaatttttgttttatcctttctgcataaaaaattaatacaattttgtgaAAACCTgattaaaaaagttatttatctaAAGGGGTTCGTTACTTTGTAtatgtattctatattttctcaaAATTGCATCGGTTTCTTTATCCACTACAAACTACAGTGCTGTATGCTAATACTCTGCACTATCAATTTGTTTCAAATAACAATATGTTAACTGTGACAGTCACTATACGTGTCTAGAGTTGTTCCTTTACTTTGAATGCTTGACATAAAAAGAATATCATCGAATCATGAATTCTGAATGAAATAAGAGTGTACTGTGACAAATCCATTATTCAATAGCGCAACGTAACTTTATGTGTTTACTAATCTCAAATAGTTATCAAGCTACACTTGATTACTCACATGATCCCGGTCCGCTTGCGTCTGAAACAGCTAGAGAGGCAAGACGAAACATCCAAACTCGTGGCACTCGGCTCGATAGCAATGgaggaattagtttcggcatgtctttgttactggcccaGCGGcgagctgaggtggagcgtgcaGCCGATCCTCTTAGCCTCATCACTTTTGAGCCTCCGGCCGGCTGGGATCATGTGAGTAACCAACTGTACAACTATCGactaatattattctattattttattaatctattactatctaataatattcattaaatgtcTGTTAATAGCGCTGTCGTGCTAGGAGGCGATCTCTCCGAAGTCGTAATAAGAGGTTCGGTTCGAGCTCCTGGCGCGATACGGGGCTTTTTTTGAGAAGTGCTTAAATCACGTGGCCCgatggtggaccataaattaaaTGTCCCATCGCTGGTGAAAGCTGTGACTGCAGTCAGTCATAGCCGAACCATCGGGTAGTATAAatcttgtattttaaaccgTATCACAATAAACGTACCTCTTACTTCCAtagtaattttacttttctgCCCACTGCACCTCTAATATAGACTTCGAATTTTTACGAGCGCAAGAAATTGCTTTAAAAAATGAGTATATAACAATAAACACTGATAAAATTGTATGTTACCGCCATGCTTTACAGAAAGCAGGTTACCaggaataattttcattgcagAACCAAGGTTGTCTATCACTGCGAGCTCACTACTAATGAcaagataattatatttattcacgtcactcaatattttatcattgtacatatataacaatgaaaattctataGCGGTTCCCGGGAAAAAACGCACGAAACTTGCACGGCAATCAACGCGCTAACTTCCTTTTTGGGAGAACCATCAAAGCTTCGTTACCATCGGTTCAATGCAACAGAGCCGCGGCCCAAAAGCCGAAGCTTCAAAAATATTCGGCGGGAGCAATTAATTCAGCCGTGATTAAGGGACTGATTTGCTCGTTATACGCGTTTCATTCTAACACGGGAAGCTAACAAACAACAGGAGAACGGATGTGACGCGTCGGAGTCGTCGCCGGCGCCGCGCCAAACTACCAAATTACATTTAACTGCAAGAAGTCTTTAATCAACGCGGGAAATCCTATTCGCTAGCGTGAACGTTGGCTCCCTGCAGAATTGCTTTCGACGAGTATTGCGACGGGGTGCCCGAAAGTAGCGAACATGGGAACGATTTAGAGGAACGGACGAAGAGAGGCAGGGGgagtgacagagagagagagagagtgaaagggTGGAAGGGGCAGGAATATTTGTCAGAACTTATCACAATGTGTCATCGCGACAAGGCAGATAGGATCGTAATGAACGTTGCAGACGTATACGCGTCGAGGAAGATCGGAACGCGGCGCACAATACGCGATCCCGCAAATTGTTGTCCCGTCGGTACATTAATTCATGAATGAACAAGCCTCGCGACGCGCATCGCAAACTACCGTTGCCGGccgatgatattttatttacggTCCACGCGACCGAATGTTATTAAGCCGATAATCCGTAATCAACGCGTAACTCACGAGATATTTCATCCCCGAGGTTGGTTTTTGAAGCGCGaactctccctccctctctttctctctgtgtcGTTTGATGTATTTTCACCGAAAAATTTTGATGGAAAATACGGTCGGGAGAGACACTGACCAGGGATATATGATTATCTTATATCGATAGTGCCAGAATAATCGATTCCGAATGGTACTATGAAACAGAGTACAAATAATTCGTTTATAAGCCAgtcatttgaattttgaaataggTATTGGATCGAAAAATTGATTGCATAGCATAATAATAGCATGCTAATGTAATTTGATTATGTATTTGAGTAATTAATGTCAGTCTCTGCAATCTAATACATTCCGTTGAATATTCGTTAAATAAGTAGACAGATTCCAGGTCGTTTAAGGAATCTGTTCATTCAAGGAGTATTTAGAATGCTTAAACTGCAGTCAAATATACATTCAACGTGTATCGTTAGATATGAACTGTATTTAATAGAAGCGAATTATTCCGACATAATCGTGGTCAATAGTGAATATGGAACCATTTGTCTGCCCGAATTGTTAATATATCTTAAACCTTTTTAACGTTTATTGTAACGTTTTTATTAACTTTCTctccattaaaaaaatgataaagtCTATGTAACTTTACATTCCCAAAATTGATTTTGGTCAATCGCTTCAATATATTTTCGCAGATTATCACAATTTTTGTAGCAATTTGATGGATCatgcaaaaattatattaaaacatactatttatatattcatttatatattcataaatatattttaatactagTGAGAAAGTTTTCCCAGAATTTTAGTTACTgctagaaaaattcaattacgcgTTCAAGAGCAGATGAAAGTAAgaatatttgaagattttatCTCTCTTAATAGTTAAAACGTACAGAAATATGAATCAAATTCATCTACAAATAACCTTATGTAACTCGAAATTGAATAGTGTTGATTGAATTAATTCTTGGCACTCTATAGGATCCGCTACGGAACCATTTATACTATCAAATATCTTAACAAACAAAGGTGAAGAAACTATCCTACGATTATTGCATGTGTCATACATGCAAATTTGATCTTAAAATGGAATATAAAagaatctaagaaatgttacaacatttGTTTGATTTTCACTaaggatattataaaaataattgaagttaCTGCTGAACTATAAAATGGACTGGACTGCTAAGAGTTAACATGAACAAAGTCGTACTGTT
It contains:
- the LOC116428741 gene encoding uncharacterized protein LOC116428741, which codes for MWFVERERKTFFIWISLVFLRLSVPTKCFGKADALIQAEVAVFIKLHLITHMIPVRLRLKQLERQDETSKLVALGSIAMEELVSACLCYWPSGELRWSVQPILLASSLLSLRPAGIIAVVLGGDLSEVVIRGSVRAPGAIRGFF